AGTCTAAGAATTATGTCCATTGCGATAATAGATAGACTAAAAGAATGTCAGATTGGGTTCCAAATGATATAATGACTTGAGGGAGGTCAACAAGAGGAGTTAAAATGTGCATGACATTGACAAACCGTACGAGAGTCCGGTTGGACATAACCGGAGGAATTCAGAGAATCTGAATTCTATGAATGTGGTTATGCTAAGGTTATGTCTAGCCGAGActcgaagatattcaaaaatacGCTATCCAAACTGAATGTCCTTAATATTCTAGGCATGAGCGAAGCCTGATGTCCACTGTTTTAGAAATCTCGAGCATATTCTTCACACGAATACTTCCAACATGCGAAACCTAATTCGCTCAATGAAGCTCATTCACTAACAACGATACCAAAGTGGTTatacctctttttctttttgaactgcTGCTTCATATTACCTCCTCTCTCACTTTTTCTAATTATCCTATTCATATCACTTCCATACCTTCCGCTAGTCTGGTGTAAACTGCCGTATTGTGGCGGTTGATCGTTTGAGGATCACGAAAGTGAGTGAACCCTCTTACTTATGATCCCCCTCCAGACATAAAaggattcttcactttctggtGTAGGAGAAAGACATGTATGACGTGTTTTCCTGTCATGATTGCCTATCTAGATTGTAGTAGTTGTCGTTTGAGGATCACGAAAGTTAGTGAACCCTCATGCTTATTATCCCCATCAAACACAGGAGAATACATcactttctggagtaggagaacgacatatctgaatttttttcgggccacaaaaaaggaacagtGCTAGGTTTCACTACAATGAATTATTTCCCGGATTCTTTACAATCCAACTCAATCAAATATATtctattctcttcttcttttctttggtacaccattggtgtatatatgaataaatgaataaataaataaacgaactgAAATCGGCGTGGAAAGCGCCTTAGTTCATGAGAGGAATGTTCCATCCTTGTACACTCTCGGGTTcactcaacagcctattcattggctttacttgaataggctgctgaggagacttcATTCATTCTCGGCTGCTTGCTCCTGGCCGCTGCACAGCCGTTTTCACGTGCCTTGAAAGAGCAGGCAAAttctcccacgccttttttcttttttcaggacgattagaagGAATTGAGTGGGCCCACTCCATGCTGATATTCTACACCTAAATTCTATATTTCCCCAAAAGTTTCTCAAACAGGTTAGTTTCGCAACACGCCACCTTCAATAATTAGAATTTAAGGTGAACAACTGATAAATTGAATGCAATGAATTTGTTAGTTGCCTGCGACCATTTGGTGAGGTTTAACATTGTTACTTCCATAACATTCACGTTCACATTAACGTTTGTACTTTCAGCCTTTCTGATCACATCGCTAATTCGCTGCTCTCTTTATTTCATTGGTTAATTTTTGAGCTAGCTCGTTCACTCGCTCCACTTGTTTTTATGCTTTGTGCAATTTggttgttatatttatttaaatgttttttttcagagtacAATTTGTTGAATCGTTCCATGAATAATGAAGTGTACTAcagttcttttatttcttaaaagtAGTGAATTCAAGACATTTCAAATccaaaatatactttttcAGATTCTCTGTCACCTTCTCGCTAAACTTTCAATTCTCCTTTCTTGAAGATTCTCTCAGGTTTTGATTTATGCAATTTCAAAAACCACGTCAATGTGCTGAATAAGTTAACTGAAACAATTGGAGCAAAAATGTCCGATCTTTCAAGTTGATTTAAGAAATTTTGATTAGTTGTGATTGATCAGTATCCGATCAGTATAATATTCACACGAAGCACTTTTACATACGATTCTTCAACACTAAAAGGCTAATCTGGTACCTGGAGAATTAAATACTTATTAGAATATTATCATCAGTTATTCAGACATCAGTTTAGTTGCGATTTAGATCTATTCGAGTTAAATGACAGTTCGTAgtatttcttcatatttcgTTTAGTTATTGCTTCATTTCGGGACCAATGTAAccacagttaaaggcatcaccccacgaatctgaggtggtgtagatttcaggccgagtattcgtatacagggtgggagactacggagaggggggtgattccgtcaatttcttcctaattgccgtaaaaaacggcctggaagatacggcttcattcgttttggcgcaccattttgtaccaggggttcgattggagtgcgccagtcttgtgcggcgccgcatcttccgggccgtttttttacggcaattagcaagaaatggacagaatcatctccctctccgtagtctcccatctcgtaaacgaatactccacctgaaatctgcaccacctcagattccacCACTTTAAGGTATTGTGCAGGCGGTGAGGCGTTGATAGTTTAACGGCATCactccgcgaatctgaggtggtacggatttcaagtggagtattcgtatacgggatgggagactatggagagggcgatgattccgtccttttcttcctaattgccgtaaaaagaaagcccggatgatacggcttcaggcgttttggcgcactattttctctgttcgactggagcgcgccagccttgtgcggcaccgcatcttacgggccgttttttacggcaaataggaagaaatggacggaatcacccccctctccatagtctcccatctcgtatacgaatgctccacctgaaatctgcaccacctcagattcgtggggcgatgcctttaacataaaTACCCTTCAGTAACAGCTACGTTTtcagatttgaatttttagaatGTTCTTCCGTACAAGGAAGTTCCAGCTGACCTAGTTCCTTCACTCATTTTGCTAAAATCTATTGTCGACCCCGATGTTAAATAAGGGGCGTTTTATGAAGTACCGTTCGCTGTTATAGTTATTTTCGTGGCATTGCCTCTGGTACCGTCCAggagtgcggcagacaacgctctgccctTTCATTCAGTCGATCACATTGCTTGCATCTCTTCTGTTTACCTGCATTTATATGATAAATATATCCCACTGAAACACTGTCTTCGTCTGTTCAGATACGATACTAAAAACCCTAAATCTTTAGTCATCCACTCTAGAAGATCTAGGCATCAATTTCCTTCTTGGAAAAACTGAGAAAGttacttaattaattaattagcttGGCTGTAGATGTTTTGTAATTCATAACGTCAGTGGTAGTAACTGACTTactttgacttaatcggcgggctgatgtcatcgcctgacgcgattactcgcatcttcgccgaggtgtgccgtctttgaacacagctctgcccaacctctctctatcttctgcgagagcttgcacagaatcaatccattcgacGTTATTCCAAATTCTGCgtaaccttacgtctcgcctgaactgcctatccacaccgagtgtcctcaggttcttctttcaccgcctcagtccagaacttccgttttcggccaggtggcttcttccagctcgaacccgacgaactcctcagaactcgttgaacaaggcgatctgccggtctccttaatatatgaccaaagaagcgaagacgatttactttagccactttcgatggcggtgcaagatgttgatgttttccacgtgtcatccgccggtataccacatcaatttctgcgtaaagatcttcattgtgacataccctaggccaaaagtagcctagTAGCCGTCtgagcagctttcgttccgtgcagtcaagcttctccataactttgatggtgctgcccaagtctctgatccgtacatcatgatggggcgataggtagactcgcagataggtagactcgcagcttgacttcgttggtgatgggggtcgaccacaggcatttcgttaaggagtggccttagcgcatctttgctgaacatctctctcgtagctgccattgttcttcagcgtccAGTCtaagtaacagaactcatcgacgagttcaatCGGTGGTCCGTCCACCTTTTCGTTCGATTTCCGTTCGAGATCTCTAAGAGATCCACACCTGCTTTATCAGAGCGTAGACATAGTTCATAGGCTGCTTCGATAcaaagttgacaacatgttgatgCTTCGTAGTGCTTCGACGACGCATATAACGACATCGCCGGCATACTCGAGATCTGTTAAGGGGGACCCTGATGTTGCTAAGATAGTGTCGCCAGGACATTGaccgactgttcttcgcataatgtcgtcaactgcgaaattgaacaggaaaggtcttgccactgccccttgtcttactccagttaccacttcaaacggtgttgtacatccggctggtgttcgaactgcagcagttgttcgttgattcatgtcatctagcaagcgaacgaacgttcctggtactccatcggcgctcatcgcgttgagaagacggcctcgatgaggagagtcgaacgcggcttcaaagtccagaaacacTAGTtacattggcttcgaataccgctgccagactTCGATCACTATCCTGACGAAGAACACCTGGTcagtcgtagatcggccaggacgaaagccagcttgctagtcgcgcgttgtttcttcgcgatgtttaatgagtcggtgcAGGATAATGcactccaataccttgtacataacacgcagcaaagagattcctcgataattccttgggtccgtgacggataacttcttgtgcaagggaattatgatagcgtgtctccacgaatcaggtatcctttcgtctatccatactGAACGGATGacctttgtcatctcacgaatcccagacggaggaagatattttagcattcctgcgctaatcccgtcgtctccaccggattttccattcttcattttctgaatacagaccaggacctccgactcggtcggtggctcctcgttaaccgcatatgtcggtctatgaacgtgttcgagttcaggactttacggtgctagccggttcagcaaggtcttgaagtgttctttccaaattggaagggttgcttcaccgacagctaccccattagcagtgttgaggacatgggaacaccttttcattttgccgctatactgttttagtagagcgtaggctttccgcgggttcctgtcctccctcgccttctcaaactccatcgctcttgacgtccactcgttatcgcggtcttgttgcagttgacgacgctgcttccttctaagacgcttttcctggttgaagtcaccagcgctgcgcgcgacacatacagaattgtatgtggattttatttccgcagatgcaaaggcaaacttcttccggggcaatagaaccgggagcgtttcctttgcagcgtcctggatgcactttgtgaaggaatccgcatcgcgaatcttcttcctggtccgtactccaacatgaatagacacacgttggcggaattttcttcttcattcatcgtctttcagacctgccatgtcgattttcggttgaagaggaactcctcggtttctcttgtggaaccgtatcttgaagctgagaagaactggacggtggtcagagtcgagtGGTAGAGTCCCAAACAACTCTGTATTTcgggatatctgactgaggaatgttcctcgccagaacgtagtcgagctgaagtttaagagtcctcatcttccgcttgcgctgctcttcaggcatTAAAAGGTTGaaccctgccacgtgagctgatgacgtcgatgattgctcttaaacgtggaagcgatgatgaggcccgtctttttgcacaagtcgaccagacggtcaccgttgtccgacgtgcgctccaccgcatagtaccattttcctagcacatcggattgctgttcgagtcccatctttgcatttgcgtcgattccgacaatgaccacctgctggcttggtattttagacatcaacgcattgagttcatcatagaaggcgtccttactgttgtcctcagcggtttccgtaggtgcgtgagcacttacgacccagagtttacgtcctccgcgatcccgcagtcgtaaaaaggcgcatctagacgatgttgagccaaattcctccaccaggttcttgtaatcgttcctcacagctatcgcgcagccacctactttgttctcatcagcatcgccgcagtatatggtgtaattttcgatgctgatgacgggccgatctctcatgcgtatTTCCTgtagtgcagcaaaaggcacacagagatatcgcagaagtctggatagagcggcttgttggagttcagtcgatagtgttcggcagttcagcgtgacgaaacgaatggttgttgccaaagattccatgctcccttcaggcggttgacctttcaggttatgggctttggcggtgtgctggacgacagcacctttttgcaatgtatgggaagcttttgccatataacagtgcaggttatatagctcgtacgttcccaatgcgtacactcgaacgcctgattgcgtttagttaaagcagggccaccacgtgcaggtagctaTCAGACTCATATACGCGGCTCCGTGGTAGCAACTAAACAGATATAACTAACGTAAAcctaaatataaataaataacaatatgaCATGAATAACcctaatatattatatataatatattaacGTAAATCTCGGGGTTTAAGCAGACGACTAAAGGCGATCGGTTTGACATTCTCATGTTCATGTCTTACTCTAGAATGCCTTTGATTTGCTAGCTACTTAACTAGGCCTTGAAACGGAGTGGTTTTCGGCTGAAGATACCAAACATGTGGACgacaaacgttttttttctctacttcgAATACGCTATTGTTAATACTATCCACTGCAAAATGCTTGGTTCATTTTGAAAACTCTGCTGCAGATTTGCAACTAGCTGAGGATGTTTACAAGTTTTGATCAGCCACTGTAGATTTAATTTTCAAGGAAGGATTTAATTTTTGCGCAGATGGCTTTTTATTCCACGATTATTTGCAATAGAAGCTTTAAAATGATAACATTTCAATCTCTAAATCCATCACAAGTAGTTTTCAATAGAATCCCGGATATTCTGTTCTTTCCAATTATCATAATGAACAAAAAGGCttgtttcttcaaatttttgcacaGATGTTGCTATTAAATCCCGTCGTGTTTTAGATGACAGGTTCTTCTGGTTATTTTAATGTGGagttaaattttcaaagtttcttaATCGCTTTTCCTCTAGTCCTGATTTTAACCGACAAAAATTTCGATCCAGTTCATGCTCCCCTCTCTTCCCTCTTCTGCGAGACAAAATTCCTTCCATGATGAAAAGCTATGTTCCAGTGTCATTCCTTCTACCAGCCATTATCGTGGAAAGATTGTGTGCATGTTATTATCTTGAGGactatgaaaagaagaagcgtGGCCACATTTCTCTGATAATCCTCATGACCATTACATCAACGGGAATTCTTCTTTCAATAGAGTATCATGGCGGAGGGTATTTTATGGATAAGATTTCTAGTAACTCTTCCAATTCATCCTCAAATTGCAGCTAACTCCACTTTGGCACTTCACATTAGCATGCTGGTGGTCAACGTGGTTGCATCTACCTACCAATCTCGTGATAGAAAAGTACAGCTATCGTAAGCTGAAGGAATACACTAACTTGAACAAGTCTAAGCGCGGTTACTCGCTTGCTGAGAGGTTCCAAGTCGCCGAAAACATATGGACTTGTTTAGTTGGCTTTTTGTCCTTCAAAACATTAACATCAGAAACTTCACTTTGATAAGTCTTTGCTTTGACTGCGACTTGAGAAAGATTTTACTTTGATCAATCCTTTTTGTAATATAAATCGTTGAAGTTGAACATCCAGATAATAAAAGTGGGACTCTGCCTATCTACGTAACTGCCAATAGGTGTAATTCTGCCCTTTGTGTACAGTactatgcatgaacattgaaaaaccgacggtgagtaaCGGaggccaccgtcgcttgctcacAACTGgtcataaaatggaaacttctGGACAACTCACATATTATTAGATTCCTCTCTTCGAGATCTACACAAAAACCGACATGAGGAAGAAAGAGCAACATGACACCAAATATGcaccaaaaagcaataattgaaACCTAACATAGTCtaaggttatagttgaaaaagtgttcagagactcaaaatgaaatcaaatcaCATTTGGTTTTGTTAGAGCAAAATACACGAAATAGTTGGTTTGTTACTTTTTAAACTCATTTATGcgattttgtttgttgtgtaaaattacGGTTCGTCCTTATTTTGAACCCTTGTAGCAAGGAGAGAAGCAAAGCAGCCGAAAAGTTGCTATTAAGAGCTTTAGTATGTCCGGAGTTTGtgagatttttattgtttgtacACAGAGTAACTTCGTTGGTACACTAGAGTAGCgcaaaacttgaaaatttcacttttcgtctttttcctttcatttcatctctgCTTTGCACCTCCGTTAATCTGCGAAACAGAGTTCAAATTGAAAGAATCTAAACAGAATTCTTAAAACACGTAATGTGCCTTAGTTCatgaagctttttttcctctgaatagattttctcgcTCTCTTACAACACCTTCTTTCATAACCTTCCATAGAAAGGACGAATGTTAAACTTCTGATTAAATTTTACGCAACTATTTCAGTACCATGCTCCCTGATTAACAAAAAATCGAGTtcgccacagcatttcgagttCAATGATATCGTTTTCAAAGCTAGGACAAACCGCAATAGCTCTATGCCAATTCGCCTGTGTCGTACGGTTTATATAACAAGTAATCGATTTAGTTTTACCTGAACTCTTTGCTCACCGAAATCAAGGTTTGGTCAAAATTATGGTGATTAAACGACTTTTCTACAATCTCTTTGGATGAATCAAGCGAAAAACGATGAAACCTCAAATACTGAAATGCAAATGTGACAACTCCTTAAAAAGTGATTCAGAACTACGCCAACGATTGGTGGCTAAGGGAGTGCTGTAGCGCGGTCGGTAAGGGTTTCGCTGtgattgcacgatcgattgctAAAACCGCTCTCTGGCAACAAACAATGAAACAAatggcctttcatccctctggggccTGAGATGTGTGGAcgtgtttgggaggataaaaacactgatttgacacatccgCTAGCCTCCGCAAGGCATTGTAAGGTTGCaagcgcgttcataaacctcaaacaattctgaattgaccTGACGATTGGTGGCTAAGGGGGTGCTGTAGCgcgttggcacatcccaaTCGGATTGATTTACGCCAGACACTATCCTTGATCCCTTTAATGTAAAGAGTGTACGTTCCAAGGccgagaaataaaaaaccGTTCTTGAAAAGTATTGCTCAGCAAgcatagcattttttttttctgtagcctattctattctttttaaatgcACCAAATAGTGCGCTACCATGTTAGCTGGGTCTGTAGCCTGAGGTATATAACGAGCCGGCGTGCCTAAATGATATAAATGATCGCTTTCCTAAGGAGATGAAAAGCTGAGAGGAGCTCGTGGTGAAAATTATGTATAAATTCTCGAAAGTACCTTTTTAgtagttctcttttttgataaaaaaaacctatcatACTGATATTCAGTGAAATTTGCTAGAAATAAATCCTTTGTAAGGCAAATAAGAAGTTTTCATCTCTACAGGTTCAAAATTGACAGCAGCtggaacatatttttttaggaaatctGAGCAATCCATAGGTCAAGAACCGTTCTACGGAGTAATTTGCTGAAGCAGCTCATTTTCTAACGATTCACGAACTCCCATGAAATCCCACTGATTATTGTAAAATATGGAAGTTGTTATactggaaagaaaacagaaagtgCAGTTGAACAAGAAAAGCAAGAAACAAACGCATCCTACAACAAAATGTCTCCATGGAGTTTCcataagaaaaatgttttggcTGGTAATGTCAATTGTTTCTGAAGTTGAAAATAGTTAATATAGTCGAATTTTCAACGTCTGTGACTCGTAATAAAATGTTGGCAATGGTCTTTgcattacgaatatgtaaatatcgttttacttttcaaaaaatctgttcGTGTCAAGGACAACATGTCTTTAAGGCTCAGTTATCTGAGACTCAGTTCCGCTATATGTAGCCACAGgcaattgtttcaaaaaatgttttagtGGCAACTTGTAGGAGTTTTGGTTAAACACAGTCGATAGATCTCGTGGCTACCAGTCTATTTTTGTCCAGATATAGTGATATAGATCAAACTAAACCGAGTTGGGAAAGAAGGACGCGCATCTACGTtggttcattcattcgttcgttaAGTCGCACCAGTGTTCAGTTTCAATTTGGGTAGCGCAGATAATAAAATTCTGATTCTTTCGAGTTACTTTTCCAATTATTGTGCATgcttcgccttaatttattatataaagaagagaaggaggcgtttttaaaaacacaaatcaAATCTACCCACCCGTATTACTTTCATTTCATAGCGAGAATACAAGTCATTTATTTGGTATGTTCGCTATATGTAGCCACAGGCATGTCCAAGTTTAGTGGACGTGTGGACACCGAGATTGTGGCTACCAGTCTATTTTTGTCCAGATATAGTGATATAGATCAAACTAAACCGAGTTGGGAAAGAAGGACGCGCATCTACGTtggttcattcattcgttcgttaAGTCGCACCAGTGTTCAGTTTCAATTTGGGTAGCGCAGATAATAAAACTCTCTGATTCCTTTCGAGATTTACTTTTCACAATTATTGCTGCATgcttcgccttaatttattatataaagaagagaaggagagcgttgtttaaaaaaacacaaatcaaaTCTGAAAACACCACCcgtattaactttcattgatcaatgaaggggagcgaagctaaaatcaccg
This is a stretch of genomic DNA from Necator americanus strain Aroian chromosome II, whole genome shotgun sequence. It encodes these proteins:
- a CDS encoding hypothetical protein (NECATOR_CHRII.G6910.T1) yields the protein MEKLDCTERKLLRRLLGYFWPRVCHNEDLYAEIDVVYRRMTRGKHQHLAPPSKVAKVNRLRFFGHILRRPADRLVQRVLRSSSGSSWKKPPGRKRKFWTEAVKEEPEDTRCG
- a CDS encoding hypothetical protein (NECATOR_CHRII.G6911.T2), translating into MAKASHTLQKGAVVQHTAKAHNLKGQPPEGSMESLATTIRFVTLNCRTLSTELQQAALSRLLRYLCVPFAALQEIRMRDRPVISIENYTIYCGDADENKVGGCAIAVRNDYKNLVEEFGSTSSRCAFLRLRDRGGRKLWVVSAHAPTETAEDNSKDAFYDELNALMSKIPSQQVVIVGIDANAKMGLEQQSDVLGKWYYAVERTSDNGDRLVDLCKKTGLIIASTFKSNHRRHQLTWQELFGTLPLDSDHRPVLLSFKIRFHKRNRGVPLQPKIDMAVRTRKKIRDADSFTKCIQDAAKETLPVLLPRKKFAFASAEIKSTYNSVCVARSAGDFNQEKRLRRKQRRQLQQDRDNEWTSRAMEFEKAREDRNPRKAYALLKQYSGKMKRPTYAVNEEPPTESEVLVCIQKMKNGKSGGDDGISAGMLKYLPPSGIPAFDSPHRGRLLNAMSADGVPGTFVRLLDDMNQRTTAAVRTPAGCTTPFEVVTGVRQGAVARPFLFNFAVDDIMRRTVGQCPGDTILATSGSPLTDLEYAGDVVICVVEALRSINIDLERKSNEKVDGPPIELVDEFCYLDWTLKNNGSYERDVQQRCAKATP
- a CDS encoding hypothetical protein (NECATOR_CHRII.G6912.T1), with the translated sequence MSADGVPGTFVRLLDDMNQRTTAAVRTPAGCTTPFEVVTGVRQGAVARPFLFNFAVDDIMRRTVGQCPGDTILATSGSPLTDLEYAGDVVICVVEALRSINMLSTLYRSSL
- a CDS encoding hypothetical protein (NECATOR_CHRII.G6911.T1), translating into MAKASHTLQKGAVVQHTAKAHNLKGQPPEGSMESLATTIRFVTLNCRTLSTELQQAALSRLLRYLCVPFAALQEIRMRDRPVISIENYTIYCGDADENKVGGCAIAVRNDYKNLVEEFGSTSSRCAFLRLRDRGGRKLWVVSAHAPTETAEDNSKDAFYDELNALMSKIPSQQVVIVGIDANAKMGLEQQSDVLGKWYYAVERTSDNGDRLVDLCKKTGLIIASTFKSNHRRHQLTWQGSTF